In Sphaerodactylus townsendi isolate TG3544 linkage group LG13, MPM_Stown_v2.3, whole genome shotgun sequence, one DNA window encodes the following:
- the LOC125442521 gene encoding uncharacterized protein LOC125442521 has product MWLLGALPVGPGGNSGHPSLPSVGRGKLLSHRLPGPLAAGSHPVALPTPALATPQGSGGAKAEMGSERPHVLPCAPTLLHLEGWPEATGCPLQGDAGGCSGGSALGLASSVGRRPEGPWREAWAGFRGEEAGLRSARLAGRGGRVERVEEAGGACAWRFSVRDDPAPVQGLQAKGRPGSPPSLPPPLPRRRLVLPCSVPRVGASRSQPPARALLKQSPGFCANDSPEGSLVLHGKAWDAHPYCRTIASPGGREGHERCSRGMTAGLPSQTVSTSVHTTLCTSGWCVRACVSTEQRVCLSRGAAALSPGYRLSLTKETPFIRYTECRQAHLTSCPGRRGSPVGVGVALTVHGGGCWTSVPRSFVPA; this is encoded by the exons ATGTGGCTTCTTGGTGCTCTTCCAGTGGGCCCCGGGGGCAATTCCGGCCACCCCAGCCTCCCAAGTGTCGGTAGGGGGAAGTTGCTGAGCCACCGCCTTCCGGGGCCTTTGGCTGCAGGAAGCCACCCTGTAGCGCTTCCGACCCCTGCTCTGGCCACCCCC caaggctctgggggcgCAAAGGCAGAAATGGGGTCTGAGCGTCCACACGTGCTCCCGTGTGCCCCGACTCTCCTGCACCTGGAGGGCTGGCCAGAGGCGACAG GCTGCCCCCTGCAGGGCGACGCTGGCGGATGTTCCGGTGGATCCGCTCTAGGCCTCGCCAGCTCGGTGGGTCGGAGGCCGGAAGGGCCGTGGAGGGAGGCCTGGGCGGGGTTTCGTGgcgaggaggcggggctgaggTCCGCCCGATTGGCTGGCCGCGGCGGAAGGGTGGAGCGGGTGGAGGAAGCCGGCGGCGCCTGCGCGTGGCGGTTCTCCGTGCGGGACGACCCAGCGCCGGTCCAGGGACTGCAAGCGAAGGGCCGGCcaggctcccctccctccctccccccccccttgcctcgCCGCCGCCTGGTGCTGCCCTGCTCCGTCCCACGGGTGGGGGCCTCCAGAAGCCAGCCGCCCGCCCGGGCACTCCTCAAG CAAAGTCCCGGGTTTTGTGCGAATGATTCTCCCGAAGGCTCGCTGGTCTTGCACGGAAAGGCCTGGGATGCGCACCCGTACTGCAGGACGA TTGCGTCaccagggggaagggaagggcacGAGCGCTGCTCACGAGGAATGACGGCCGGTCTTCCCAGCCAGACTGTCAGCACGTCGGTCCACACAactctctgcacatctgggtggtgcgtgcgtgcgtgcgtgagcaCAGAGCAGCGGGTGTGCCTGTCCAGGGGAGCTGCTGCACTTTCTCCAGGGTACCGGCTCTCTTTGACCAAGGAAACTCCTTTCATTAGGTATACCGAATGCAGACAGGCCCACCTCACGTCCTGTCCGGGGAGAAGAGGCAGccccgtgggggtgggggtggctctgACGGTTCATGGCGGCGGCTGCTGGACCAGTGTGCCACGGAGTTTTGTGCCTGCTTGA